Part of the Paenibacillus sp. FSL R7-0273 genome is shown below.
TCCTGAAGCGCTTCGATCTCCTGTTCAATCTTCGCTACCATTGCCTTATTGCCGAAGCTTTCAAAGGCGACGATCTCCTTCTGCTTCTTCTTAATAGTGGCAATCAGCCCCTGCACGCGTTCATGATTCTGGATTTTGAGCTCCGCCTGCTGGAAATGCTGCACTTCCTCACTGGTGGAGATCAGTGCTGCAAGCTCCTTCGCTTTGCCCATAATATCCTCACGCACAATCAGATCACGGGTATCGAAGCTCTGCATGCCGTATTTATTTACATTCGGACTGTCCTGGCTCACACTCATCGCCCCATTTCACTATAATTAGAGGACTGCTGCAGCTTCCGCCACATAATCCCCTTTAATGTACCAGGTTTTGGTATCTGTAATTCTGACCTGCACAAAGCTGCCGATCAGCTCCTTCGGACCTTCAAAATGAACCAGCTTGTTGGCACGGGATCGTCCGGAGAGCACACTTGCATTATTCTTGCTCTCCCCTTCGACCAGCACCTCCACCAGCTCACCGAGCATCCGGTCGTTGCTGACCCGGCTCTGCTCCTTGATAAGGTCATTCAGGCGCTTCAGCCGCTCGTTCTTGACCTCAATTGGAACATTATCCTCCATTGCTGCAGCCGGTGTACCCTCACGCGGCGAGTAAATAAAGGTATATGCCATATCATAACCTACTTCACGGACCAGGGACAGCGTCTCTTCAAACTGCTCCTCGGTTTCGCCGGGGAAGCCGACAATAATATCCGTGGTCAGCACAGCCTCCGGCACACTGGCCTTCAGCTTATAGACCAGCTCCAGATAGGCTTCGCGCGTATATTTGCGGCTCATTTTCTTAAGTACAGCACTGCTTCCCGACTGCACCGGCAGATGGATATGCTCCGTCAGATTGCCGCCCTTGCCCAGTACTTCTATTAATCTATCGTCAAAATCACGCGGATGCGATGTCATGAAACGGATGCGCGGAATATCGATCTTACGCATATCGTCCATCAGATCCCCGAATGTATAGTCCATATCTGTAAAATCCTTGCCGTATGCGTTCACATTCTGCCCGAGCAGCGTTACTTCCTTGAAACCCAGACGGGCCAGCTCGCGAACTTCGGTAATAACGTCCTCCGGACGGCGGCTGCGCTCTTTACCCCGGGTGAACGGTACAATGCAGTAGGTGCAGAACTTGTCACAGCCGTACATGATGTTAACCCAGGCGCGCATGCCTTCCCGCTTCTTGGGAAGATTCTCAATAATGTCGCCTTCCTTGGACCACACCTCGACAACCAGCTCCTTGCTGAACAGCGATTCCTTGATGATCTGCGGCAGACGGTGAATATTATGTGTACCAAAAATCATGTCCACGAAGCCGTGCTTCGCCATAATCCGGTTCACGACGCCTTCCTCCTGGGACATGCAGCCGCAGACACCCAGCAGCAGGCCC
Proteins encoded:
- a CDS encoding RicAFT regulatory complex protein RicA family protein codes for the protein MSVSQDSPNVNKYGMQSFDTRDLIVREDIMGKAKELAALISTSEEVQHFQQAELKIQNHERVQGLIATIKKKQKEIVAFESFGNKAMVAKIEQEIEALQDEIDGIPVVNEFQQSQSDINYLLQLVISVIRDTVSDKINVEAGTDAPPSTCGD
- the miaB gene encoding tRNA (N6-isopentenyl adenosine(37)-C2)-methylthiotransferase MiaB, with product MTMGNNSPDLKSGQGGSKDYSKYFDFSDAKVISEEEGKTTYRIKGRTVQINSNPDYKEGKRRGKQEIEVINFEDAETIRIMEQFREMNSLKQQYYFIATYGCQMNEHDTETMKGMLEEMGYQPVEDRNEADIILLNTCAIRENAEDKVFGELGHLKTLKLEKPGLLLGVCGCMSQEEGVVNRIMAKHGFVDMIFGTHNIHRLPQIIKESLFSKELVVEVWSKEGDIIENLPKKREGMRAWVNIMYGCDKFCTYCIVPFTRGKERSRRPEDVITEVRELARLGFKEVTLLGQNVNAYGKDFTDMDYTFGDLMDDMRKIDIPRIRFMTSHPRDFDDRLIEVLGKGGNLTEHIHLPVQSGSSAVLKKMSRKYTREAYLELVYKLKASVPEAVLTTDIIVGFPGETEEQFEETLSLVREVGYDMAYTFIYSPREGTPAAAMEDNVPIEVKNERLKRLNDLIKEQSRVSNDRMLGELVEVLVEGESKNNASVLSGRSRANKLVHFEGPKELIGSFVQVRITDTKTWYIKGDYVAEAAAVL